One window of Nymphaea colorata isolate Beijing-Zhang1983 chromosome 1, ASM883128v2, whole genome shotgun sequence genomic DNA carries:
- the LOC116246060 gene encoding protein SLENDER RICE1-LIKE 1-like yields the protein MEQYDSNSSSSSSSAITFQPSKDFPAKMAASSPPEIDGLLADAGYLVKSSDLVHVAHRLEQLENVMVAAQPPVISHLAYDAVHYNPSDLAGWVESMIGELGPSALPEFLVEDFPTIDFPGNYQMPVAGFQMQTTAAAGEEESLVPAHDNGGVRPDFTGTTVEEDSGIRLVHLLMSCAEAVQRGDTQLAAILIQEMRILLSRSSTGGIGKVAGCFIDALSRRLGYGPTQAVCAESALENEILYHNFYEACPYLKFAHFTANQAILEAFNGHDQVHVVDFSLMHGLQWPALIQALALRVGGPPLLRLTGIGPPSPDGRDALREIGLKLAELAKSVNVRFSFRGVAAERLDDVKPWMLQVDPKEALAVNSIMQMHRLLYSDPGRGSPIDSVLKWLKGLKPKIMTVVEHEANHNQASFMDRFTEALYYYSTMFDSLDSCTLMPEKSVAEIYLQREICNVVCCEGPARVERHETLAQWRTRLEGAGFKPLHLGSNAFKQASMLLTLFSANGYCVEENNGCLTLGWHSRPLIAASAWQAADSDCPDGHAVENML from the coding sequence ATGGAGCAGTATGACTCCAACAGCAGCTCATCGTCTTCCTCAGCGATAACCTTCCAGCCTTCCAAAGATTTTCCGGCTAAGATGGCAGCGTCGTCGCCGCCGGAGATCGACGGCCTTCTCGCCGACGCTGGGTACTTGGTCAAGTCATCGGATTTGGTCCACGTCGCGCACCGCCTGGAGCAGCTCGAGAACGTCATGGTTGCTGCCCAGCCGCCCGTAATCTCCCACCTTGCCTACGACGCCGTCCATTACAACCCGTCCGACCTCGCCGGATGGGTCGAATCCATGATAGGCGAGCTCGGGCCCTCGGCATTGCCTGAGTTTCTGGTCGAAGACTTCCCGACGATCGACTTCCCCGGCAACTACCAGATGCCGGTGGCCGGGTTCCAAATGCAGACCACAGCCGCGGCCGGCGAGGAAGAAAGCCTGGTTCCAGCTCATGACAACGGCGGTGTCAGGCCGGATTTCACCGGCACGACGGTCGAGGAAGATTCCGGCATCCGATTAGTGCACCTGCTCATGTCCTGCGCCGAGGCGGTCCAACGTGGGGACACCCAATTGGCTGCCATCTTGATTCAGGAGATGAGGATACTCCTGAGCCGGAGCAGCACCGGCGGAATTGGGAAGGTCGCCGGATGCTTCATCGACGCGTTGAGCCGGCGGCTGGGCTACGGCCCGACTCAAGCAGTCTGCGCCGAGTCTGCTCTAGAAAACGAGATTCTCTACCACAACTTCTACGAGGCGTGCCCTTACCTCAAGTTCGCGCACTTCACCGCCAACCAAGCGATCCTGGAGGCATTCAACGGCCACGATCAAGTCCACGTCGTGGACTTCAGCCTGATGCACGGCCTGCAATGGCCGGCCCTGATCCAAGCCCTGGCCCTCCGGGTGGGAGGGCCGCCGCTCCTCCGGTTGACGGGCATCGGACCACCGTCGCCGGACGGTCGCGACGCGCTCCGCGAGATCGGCTTGAAGCTGGCCGAGCTAGCCAAGTCCGTGAATGTCCGGTTCTCCTTCCGCGGCGTGGCGGCCGAGCGGCTCGACGACGTGAAGCCGTGGATGCTGCAGGTCGACCCCAAGGAAGCGCTGGCCGTCAACTCCATCATGCAGATGCATCGGCTGCTGTACTCCGACCCCGGCCGCGGCTCCCCCATCGACTCCGTCCTCAAGTGGCTCAAAGGGCTGAAGCCGAAGATCATGACGGTGGTGGAGCACGAAGCCAACCACAACCAGGCGAGCTTCATGGACCGCTTCACCGAGGCGCTGTACTACTACTCCACCATGTTCGACTCGCTCGACAGCTGCACCCTGATGCCGGAAAAGTCGGTCGCCGAGATCTACCTGCAGCGGGAGATATGCAACGTGGTGTGCTGCGAGGGGCCGGCTCGGGTCGAGAGGCACGAGACGCTGGCTCAGTGGAGGACGCGTCTGGAAGGAGCAGGGTTCAAGCCGCTGCACCTCGGCTCCAACGCGTTCAAGCAGGCGAGCATGCTGCTCACGCTCTTCTCCGCCAACGGCTACTGCGT